One genomic window of Bremerella sp. JC817 includes the following:
- a CDS encoding class I SAM-dependent DNA methyltransferase, producing the protein MQTADTTSDVGINNNQAGRLKMITGQLKSQINKLWEEFWTGGITNPLTVIEQISFLMFARLLDMRESTEEKKWSRKNPGKPFAGVYFPRGKQHLRWSHLKQEADAEKVLKIVRDEVFPHFRVMGQEEEASSNEGRKNTFNQYMKDATLMINKPSLLMSAINMIEALPLTQGDTKGDLYEYLLGKLTTAGINGQFRTPRHVIDLMVDLVLAGNEQEAISWTVGDPACGTGGFLVQFMEALREHFTSPDGIHVDEETGGKTYTGDLITPQQWKHIKSEMFHGFDFDVTMLRIAAMNMMLHEIDTPDINYQDTLSTNFTDRKETRRWAEDAFDLILANPPFKGSLDEEDVHKTLTGKVKTKKTELLFIVLILRMLKLGGRCAVIVPDGVTFGSSKAHKELRKMLVEENQLEAVIKLPSGVFRPYAGVSTAILLFTKGGQTDNVFFFDVQADGKTLDDKRDKIGDDDDWQDLDVLRGAWSKWNGGVGKKHFEDRTANAFFATKSEIEENAFDLSINRYQEIVHEEEQYDPPNIIIGRLKELEAEIASDLEELEAMLG; encoded by the coding sequence ATGCAAACCGCAGACACAACTTCCGACGTGGGGATCAACAATAATCAGGCAGGACGACTGAAAATGATAACTGGTCAACTGAAGAGTCAGATCAATAAACTCTGGGAGGAATTCTGGACGGGCGGCATCACCAATCCGCTGACCGTCATCGAACAGATTTCCTTCCTGATGTTTGCCCGTCTGCTCGACATGCGAGAGAGCACCGAAGAGAAGAAATGGTCTCGCAAGAATCCGGGCAAGCCGTTCGCTGGGGTCTACTTTCCACGCGGCAAGCAGCACCTGCGTTGGAGTCACCTGAAGCAGGAAGCCGACGCGGAAAAGGTGCTGAAGATCGTCCGTGACGAGGTCTTCCCTCATTTTCGTGTAATGGGACAGGAGGAAGAAGCTTCGTCGAATGAGGGTCGGAAGAACACCTTCAACCAGTATATGAAGGACGCCACGCTGATGATCAACAAGCCGTCGCTGTTGATGTCGGCCATCAACATGATCGAAGCCCTGCCGCTGACTCAGGGAGACACGAAGGGCGATCTGTACGAGTATCTGCTAGGCAAGCTGACCACGGCTGGGATCAATGGTCAGTTCCGCACGCCCAGACACGTCATCGACCTGATGGTCGACCTGGTCCTCGCAGGGAACGAACAGGAAGCAATCTCGTGGACGGTTGGCGATCCAGCCTGCGGCACGGGCGGCTTTCTGGTGCAGTTCATGGAAGCATTGCGGGAGCACTTCACTTCGCCAGACGGAATCCATGTCGATGAAGAAACGGGCGGCAAGACCTACACCGGTGACCTGATCACGCCACAACAGTGGAAGCACATCAAAAGTGAGATGTTTCATGGCTTTGACTTCGACGTGACCATGCTTCGCATCGCCGCGATGAACATGATGCTGCATGAAATCGACACGCCCGACATCAATTATCAGGACACACTCAGCACCAACTTCACCGACCGCAAGGAAACTCGCCGCTGGGCGGAAGATGCCTTTGACCTCATCCTCGCCAATCCACCATTCAAGGGTTCGCTGGATGAGGAAGATGTCCACAAGACGCTGACTGGCAAGGTCAAGACGAAGAAGACCGAGCTGCTGTTCATCGTGCTGATACTGCGAATGCTCAAACTCGGTGGCCGCTGTGCCGTCATCGTTCCCGATGGCGTCACCTTCGGTTCGTCCAAGGCCCACAAGGAGCTGCGGAAGATGCTTGTTGAAGAGAACCAGCTCGAAGCAGTCATCAAACTTCCGTCTGGTGTGTTCCGTCCCTATGCCGGTGTCAGCACCGCGATACTGCTCTTCACCAAGGGAGGTCAGACCGACAACGTCTTCTTCTTCGACGTGCAGGCAGACGGCAAGACCCTCGACGACAAACGCGACAAAATCGGAGACGATGACGACTGGCAGGACTTGGATGTCTTGCGAGGAGCATGGTCCAAATGGAATGGCGGTGTCGGAAAAAAGCACTTCGAGGATCGCACTGCGAACGCTTTCTTCGCGACAAAGTCAGAGATCGAAGAGAACGCCTTTGACCTCTCGATCAATCGTTACCAAGAAATTGTTCACGAGGAAGAGCAATACGACCCGCCTAACATCATCATCGGACGCTTGAAGGAGCTGGAAGCCGAGATCGCGTCAGATCTTGAAGAGCTGGAGGCGATGCTCGGATGA
- a CDS encoding CBASS cGAMP-activated phospholipase: protein MDEPRFQILSLDGGGIKGIFSAAVLSAIEEDLNINVVDHFDLLTGTSTGGIIALGLGIGMRPREIVEFYLSKGPAIFSKMWGLRWLQHWIRRKFSQTPLKQALESCFKDKLLGDCTKRIVIPSYNVGDDDVYLFRTPHHERLRRDLKVPLWKIALATSAAPTFFPSCRHIDRLRLIDGGVWANNPSMVGVVEAYGTLGVPMNAIKVFSIGTTDALASRKTRLDWGGKLPWVTGNDAVDIIMRGQSIGVNNQTTFLLGQDNVVRWDPKVAASEFSLDGIHKADALIAKAAHYSRIHIPRFKDIFVDHIAAKYEPIKS, encoded by the coding sequence ATGGATGAGCCACGGTTTCAGATACTTTCGCTAGATGGAGGCGGGATCAAAGGCATCTTCTCGGCAGCCGTACTATCGGCCATTGAGGAGGACTTGAACATCAACGTCGTCGATCATTTTGACTTGCTCACCGGTACATCCACTGGCGGCATTATTGCTTTGGGTCTCGGTATCGGAATGCGACCGCGTGAAATCGTCGAATTCTACCTTTCGAAGGGACCGGCGATTTTCAGCAAGATGTGGGGCCTCCGCTGGTTGCAACATTGGATTCGTCGCAAGTTCTCCCAGACGCCGCTCAAACAGGCGTTAGAGTCATGCTTCAAGGACAAACTCCTTGGTGACTGCACAAAGCGGATTGTTATTCCGTCATACAATGTGGGTGACGATGATGTTTATCTCTTCCGTACTCCCCACCACGAGCGACTTCGACGCGACCTAAAAGTCCCGCTGTGGAAGATCGCGTTGGCCACCAGTGCAGCTCCGACTTTCTTCCCAAGTTGCAGGCATATTGACCGTTTACGGCTGATTGACGGCGGTGTGTGGGCGAACAATCCATCGATGGTAGGCGTGGTTGAAGCATACGGAACGCTCGGCGTCCCGATGAATGCGATCAAAGTTTTCAGCATTGGCACAACGGATGCTTTAGCCAGTCGCAAGACCCGATTGGATTGGGGAGGGAAGCTTCCTTGGGTGACCGGCAACGATGCCGTTGACATCATCATGCGAGGGCAGAGTATCGGCGTGAACAACCAGACGACGTTCCTGTTGGGGCAAGACAATGTCGTTCGCTGGGACCCAAAAGTCGCGGCCAGCGAATTCTCGCTGGATGGAATTCACAAGGCTGATGCTTTGATCGCAAAAGCCGCCCATTACAGCCGCATCCACATTCCTCGGTTCAAGGACATCTTCGTCGATCACATTGCGGCGAAGTACGAACCCATCAAGTCATAG
- a CDS encoding restriction endonuclease subunit S, producing the protein MRIQDICEVVRGSSPRPKGDSRFYGGPVPRLMVADVTRDGMYVTPRIDSLTEEGAARSRPMRAGDVVIAVSGAPGLPAILTTDACIHDGFVGLRNLDLGRVFPAFLYRYLDFVKTRSGSGAVGAIFKNLTTDQIRDLEIPVLPLSEQKRIADILDKADAIRRKRQEAIDQFGALTESLFHEMFSHKLSSVQWTDLSDYLVELRYGTSNKSGEGGYTTLRIPNIVRGIIDLTDLKTVDASDNELEKLKLLEGDVLFVRTNGNPDYVGRCAVFAPSQMNAAGLDSDEIIYASYLIRARLHLDRLRPLFLQSLLQTPAGRRNVREKCRTSAGQYNINTKGIGALRIPDVSIAEQMEFEKRVESFSSVLASLTTAHSETDDLFNSLVQLAFKGEL; encoded by the coding sequence ATGAGAATTCAAGATATATGTGAAGTTGTCCGTGGGAGCAGTCCAAGACCAAAAGGTGATAGCCGATTCTATGGAGGTCCTGTACCAAGATTGATGGTTGCGGATGTCACTCGCGATGGCATGTATGTCACTCCACGAATCGACTCTCTTACAGAAGAGGGAGCGGCTCGTAGTCGTCCGATGAGAGCTGGCGACGTAGTAATTGCTGTAAGTGGTGCTCCCGGTCTTCCCGCAATTCTCACTACGGATGCTTGTATCCATGACGGTTTTGTGGGATTGCGAAACCTCGACTTAGGCCGAGTATTTCCAGCATTTCTCTATCGCTATCTCGACTTCGTGAAGACGCGGAGTGGAAGTGGTGCTGTCGGGGCAATATTTAAGAATTTAACTACTGACCAGATTCGCGACCTCGAAATACCGGTCCTACCGCTGTCGGAGCAGAAGCGGATCGCCGACATCCTCGACAAAGCCGACGCCATCCGCCGTAAGCGGCAAGAGGCGATTGACCAGTTTGGGGCACTTACAGAATCACTATTCCACGAAATGTTCTCGCACAAGTTGTCGTCCGTGCAATGGACCGACCTGAGTGACTACTTGGTTGAACTTCGATACGGAACATCCAATAAGTCCGGTGAGGGTGGATACACGACTCTTCGAATCCCCAATATCGTTCGCGGCATCATCGATCTTACCGACCTAAAAACGGTCGATGCGTCAGACAACGAGCTTGAGAAACTAAAGCTCTTGGAGGGAGACGTTCTCTTCGTTCGAACGAATGGGAATCCCGACTATGTTGGTCGATGTGCGGTCTTCGCCCCATCACAGATGAATGCCGCAGGACTGGATTCTGATGAAATCATTTACGCGTCCTATTTGATTCGTGCTCGTCTTCATCTTGATCGCCTGCGTCCCCTGTTTCTTCAGTCATTACTGCAAACACCAGCAGGTCGACGAAACGTCCGTGAGAAATGCCGTACTTCGGCAGGCCAATACAATATCAACACAAAAGGCATCGGAGCACTGCGAATTCCAGACGTTTCTATTGCAGAGCAGATGGAGTTTGAGAAACGCGTCGAGTCTTTTAGTTCGGTCCTAGCGTCACTTACGACTGCTCACTCGGAAACGGATGACCTCTTCAACTCCCTCGTTCAACTTGCCTTCAAGGGGGAGCTGTAA
- a CDS encoding helicase-related protein — translation MSNNVFQPGQLVRLKSQPDSCGAVLSSNESGPELQYMVLLDGKTRTFFASQLVADEQPADVIEKLSADQCRALLTARYINHPGTSTLYSLNAARVNFVAYQFRPVLRFIRADRPRLLIADGVGVGKTIEAGLILRELQARQEINSVLIICPRPLITEKKWQNEMRRFDQSFEHFDGAKLRHCISECDLDGEWPETHRYGIIPYSILNEQLLTGSQNGRKTGKACLIDLDPAPRFDLVIVDEAHRVANENQAHSVVRYFCDNAEAVVFLTATPLQLGNKDLYSLLNLLRPDVVIDRDSFQHMSEPNPMINAAATLARRASENWQSEALTQLELAQDTAWGQNMLRSNPDVESVKAKLSDSSVSDHDRIQILSQLENLNTFSGIINRTRRRDIGAFTVRRSETVEIEFTPQQRQLHDALLKVQADIFMELHGSLHVKFMMTTIRRQAASCLFGLAPFIEDILSRYVSEEELSEVDLDDLDTDPDELETIAEKVKAVVAMAKTLDSVDPKLEAVVSLVEQKQNSKKHENHRVMLFSSFRHTLRYVHDGLLKAGIRAGLVHGGVPDEERTVLRERFERKKDDPQALDVLLFSEVGCEGLDYQFCDCMINYDLPWNPMRVEQRIGRIDRNGQKSEFVSIYNLITPDTVDADIYERCLMRIGVFEEALGESEEILGRITRDIQQIAINPNLSDEERREQLQQLADNEIRQLQEDEKFERQQSELFGIDLPSQQRFAEEVENASSYWLEPNAMNNLLEKYLKSLDGTAAILGDSPLKTLRTNQEIRSQLLRDSRELSGKNSTGQREWERWLKGSDPHLPITFDGQCANDNRNAQLLTPVHPLIRQAANALDSVGNVEVHLCVSDAELPEGIHPFAVFQWELIGLRRDLDIRTIAKEDSINAKLLDLLQKAADCQAAAERSVSAADIDELESRHYELWKEALSGYRKRILDLARFKEESLNASHKGRIAMLEDRLASSTEEKIRRMRQAEIDRAVREYNERLAELRRSSEQADITTERIMVGTIEIVRG, via the coding sequence ATGAGTAATAACGTCTTTCAACCGGGTCAACTTGTCCGACTGAAGTCGCAGCCAGATTCTTGTGGAGCAGTTCTGTCTTCAAATGAATCGGGGCCAGAACTGCAATACATGGTTCTGCTCGACGGTAAGACTCGTACATTTTTCGCTTCGCAGTTGGTTGCGGATGAGCAGCCAGCGGATGTGATCGAGAAACTGTCTGCAGATCAGTGTCGGGCACTGCTGACTGCACGCTATATCAACCATCCTGGAACATCGACCCTCTATTCATTGAATGCGGCTCGCGTGAACTTCGTCGCGTACCAATTTCGTCCAGTGTTGCGTTTTATTCGAGCAGATCGCCCACGTCTCCTGATCGCGGATGGCGTCGGTGTTGGAAAGACCATCGAAGCAGGTTTAATCCTTCGCGAACTACAGGCTCGTCAAGAAATCAACTCAGTTCTGATCATTTGCCCGCGACCACTGATTACAGAAAAAAAATGGCAGAATGAAATGAGACGGTTCGACCAATCGTTCGAACACTTTGATGGGGCGAAGCTGCGTCATTGCATCTCCGAATGCGATCTTGATGGGGAATGGCCTGAAACCCATCGCTATGGCATCATTCCCTACTCCATCCTCAATGAACAATTATTGACGGGATCGCAAAATGGTCGCAAGACAGGTAAAGCTTGTTTGATTGATCTCGATCCAGCTCCTCGGTTTGACCTCGTGATCGTTGATGAAGCACACCGTGTCGCCAACGAGAACCAGGCCCACAGTGTTGTACGTTATTTCTGCGACAACGCCGAGGCAGTAGTGTTCCTGACTGCGACGCCTCTGCAACTCGGCAACAAGGATCTATACAGCCTGCTCAATCTGCTTCGACCAGATGTAGTCATTGACCGTGACAGTTTCCAACATATGTCCGAGCCGAACCCGATGATCAATGCGGCGGCAACTCTTGCTCGACGAGCATCTGAAAACTGGCAATCGGAGGCTCTAACTCAATTGGAACTAGCTCAGGACACCGCATGGGGACAAAACATGCTGAGGTCGAATCCCGATGTGGAATCCGTTAAAGCCAAGCTGAGTGACTCGTCTGTTTCTGACCATGATCGCATCCAGATTCTCAGCCAACTTGAAAATCTGAACACTTTCTCCGGCATCATTAACCGAACTCGCCGTCGTGATATTGGTGCGTTTACGGTGCGACGTTCGGAAACAGTCGAAATTGAGTTCACACCGCAACAACGGCAGTTGCACGATGCACTTCTGAAGGTACAGGCAGACATCTTCATGGAGTTACATGGGTCATTGCATGTGAAGTTTATGATGACAACTATTCGGCGGCAGGCTGCTAGTTGCCTTTTCGGCTTGGCTCCGTTCATCGAAGATATTCTTTCACGATATGTCAGCGAAGAAGAATTATCTGAAGTTGACCTAGATGACTTGGATACTGATCCAGATGAACTGGAGACGATTGCTGAGAAGGTCAAGGCTGTCGTCGCGATGGCGAAAACTCTCGACTCTGTCGATCCAAAGTTGGAAGCGGTCGTGTCACTCGTTGAGCAGAAGCAGAACTCAAAGAAGCATGAGAATCATCGTGTGATGCTTTTCAGTTCGTTTCGCCACACCCTTCGATATGTTCATGATGGACTATTGAAGGCAGGCATTCGGGCGGGATTGGTGCATGGTGGTGTTCCCGATGAAGAACGAACTGTCCTACGCGAACGATTCGAGAGAAAAAAAGATGATCCGCAAGCACTCGATGTTTTGCTCTTCTCGGAGGTTGGTTGCGAAGGACTCGACTATCAGTTCTGTGATTGCATGATCAACTACGATCTTCCTTGGAATCCGATGCGAGTTGAACAGCGAATTGGTCGTATCGACCGCAACGGCCAAAAGAGCGAGTTCGTCAGCATATACAACTTGATTACGCCAGACACCGTTGACGCCGATATTTACGAGCGTTGTCTAATGCGAATAGGCGTGTTCGAGGAAGCCCTTGGCGAGAGTGAGGAGATTCTAGGACGCATCACTCGTGACATCCAGCAGATCGCAATCAATCCAAACTTATCTGACGAAGAACGAAGAGAGCAGCTACAACAGCTTGCGGACAATGAAATCCGCCAACTCCAAGAAGACGAGAAGTTTGAGAGACAACAGTCCGAATTGTTCGGAATTGACCTGCCATCGCAACAGCGTTTTGCGGAAGAGGTCGAAAACGCATCCAGTTATTGGCTGGAACCGAATGCGATGAACAACCTGCTTGAGAAGTACCTCAAGTCACTGGACGGAACGGCTGCCATTCTTGGCGATAGCCCGTTGAAGACACTTCGCACCAATCAAGAGATTCGAAGCCAACTCCTGCGGGATTCGCGTGAGCTATCGGGTAAGAACAGCACCGGCCAGCGGGAATGGGAACGCTGGCTCAAGGGAAGCGATCCGCACTTGCCTATCACATTTGACGGCCAGTGTGCCAACGACAATCGCAACGCACAGCTACTGACTCCCGTGCATCCATTGATTCGGCAGGCAGCCAACGCCTTGGACTCGGTCGGCAACGTCGAAGTTCACTTGTGCGTGTCCGATGCCGAACTCCCGGAAGGCATCCATCCTTTTGCGGTGTTTCAGTGGGAGTTGATCGGCCTGCGGCGTGACTTGGACATCCGAACGATTGCGAAAGAAGATTCCATAAATGCAAAGCTGCTCGACCTTCTTCAGAAGGCGGCAGACTGCCAGGCGGCGGCAGAACGAAGCGTATCGGCGGCAGACATCGACGAACTCGAATCCCGCCACTATGAGTTGTGGAAGGAAGCTCTGAGCGGCTACCGAAAGCGAATCTTGGATCTGGCCAGATTCAAAGAAGAGAGCCTGAACGCCAGTCACAAGGGACGGATAGCAATGCTTGAGGACCGCCTGGCATCTTCGACAGAGGAAAAGATTCGTCGGATGAGGCAGGCTGAGATTGACCGAGCCGTCCGCGAGTACAACGAACGATTGGCGGAACTGCGAAGGAGTTCAGAACAGGCCGACATCACTACGGAACGAATCATGGTTGGAACCATTGAAATCGTTCGGGGGTAG
- a CDS encoding nucleotidyltransferase, translated as MHMVMKEELSDFLRAVADDLDIPGHLYEDAVVKYTDVGEWLAQEDSELAQFDPDIFPQGSFRLGTMVRPINDSEEYDIDLVCHLKIRKENTTQKELKDRVGKRLKARDDIKEILIESRRCWVLDYPEPFHMDVLPVIPNVEQPPNGILLTDTELRLWQFSNPIDYAEWFKEQMKVVLMEKRAAYAKRYQMSIEEVPEYEVKTPLQRVVQILKRHRDIYFKDDLQNRPISIIITTLAAKAYANQPDLYEALVSVATRMHEHIEKRDNGEWWVENPVEEGENFAHKWNEYPERREAFFNWLEKVRDDFVSASQTESLTKTAAALSPALGRNVVSRAAASLGVPQSGLITKSATISTPQVPALASSSHCVPPVWPISLQYQVNIKGTVHPGSPRSKAKWAMTQRPVPRNVWLRFEAKTNVPEPYEVRWQVVNTGQDAIVANGLRGDEFEESNGANKHIRWEGTEYRGTHWIETFIIRHGVCVARSQPFKVRIRG; from the coding sequence ATGCATATGGTAATGAAGGAAGAACTCAGCGATTTCTTACGGGCTGTCGCCGATGATCTCGACATTCCTGGGCATCTGTATGAAGATGCCGTAGTCAAGTACACCGATGTCGGAGAGTGGCTTGCTCAGGAAGATTCTGAACTGGCACAGTTCGACCCCGATATTTTTCCGCAAGGGTCGTTCCGTCTCGGAACCATGGTCAGGCCGATCAACGATTCCGAAGAGTACGACATCGACCTCGTGTGCCACTTGAAGATCAGAAAGGAGAACACGACTCAAAAGGAGTTGAAGGATCGCGTTGGCAAACGGCTCAAGGCACGAGACGACATCAAGGAGATTCTGATCGAATCACGGCGATGCTGGGTGCTCGACTACCCTGAGCCATTCCACATGGATGTGCTGCCGGTGATTCCCAATGTTGAACAGCCTCCAAACGGAATTCTGTTGACGGACACCGAGTTGCGGCTCTGGCAATTCAGCAACCCTATTGACTACGCCGAATGGTTCAAGGAGCAAATGAAGGTCGTGCTCATGGAGAAACGTGCCGCTTACGCCAAGCGGTATCAGATGAGCATCGAAGAGGTTCCAGAGTATGAAGTCAAAACTCCACTTCAACGAGTTGTTCAGATTTTGAAGCGACACAGGGACATTTACTTCAAAGACGACCTTCAGAACCGACCGATCTCGATCATTATCACGACGCTGGCTGCGAAGGCGTATGCGAATCAGCCTGATCTGTATGAGGCCCTCGTGAGTGTCGCGACACGAATGCACGAGCACATTGAAAAGCGTGACAATGGCGAATGGTGGGTGGAGAATCCGGTCGAAGAGGGCGAGAACTTTGCTCATAAGTGGAATGAGTACCCGGAACGCCGCGAGGCTTTTTTCAACTGGCTGGAAAAGGTTCGCGACGACTTCGTTAGTGCATCTCAGACCGAGTCGTTGACCAAAACCGCAGCGGCATTGTCACCTGCACTTGGACGCAACGTCGTTTCGCGGGCGGCGGCGAGTCTTGGCGTTCCGCAAAGCGGACTGATCACAAAGTCAGCGACAATTTCGACGCCGCAAGTCCCGGCACTGGCAAGCTCATCCCACTGCGTTCCTCCCGTCTGGCCCATAAGTCTTCAGTACCAAGTCAACATAAAGGGTACAGTTCATCCAGGTTCGCCGCGAAGCAAAGCAAAGTGGGCAATGACTCAGCGTCCGGTGCCCAGAAATGTGTGGCTTCGATTCGAGGCAAAGACGAATGTTCCTGAGCCTTACGAAGTGCGTTGGCAGGTCGTAAATACCGGTCAAGACGCCATTGTGGCGAACGGACTTCGCGGGGACGAGTTTGAAGAAAGCAATGGAGCGAACAAACACATTCGATGGGAAGGGACCGAGTACCGTGGCACTCATTGGATCGAAACATTCATCATTCGTCACGGAGTATGCGTGGCCCGATCTCAGCCCTTCAAGGTCCGAATTCGCGGATGA
- a CDS encoding AAA family ATPase, translating to MITGITIENFKGIRDRVKLDFRPITLLFGANSAGKSTILHALHYAREVFERHNLDADQTIAGGDYVDLGGFRNFVNGHNDSATITLGFEVELSDYSNAWFEPLQAVSEALQFDRFSDGFLDNFAYFDSVEVMVDISWSQLRSGAYVSSVAIINDGEEVGRIKTDSDGRRVTLSFNSEHPSFGSLEGWASNDSDFEDVKEVHEDAGQSCVSKCVEFLDVLFENDANGNYFLSDLDDALPIQDRSLTFVRRDASEKDLEELFTDALFARRVAEDLVDGLSRVFLFPLQEIRESITRFHYLGPLRKTPPRNYHPPRYPDPSRWASGLGAWDALQNGTDQFVDAVASWLGDPDNLNAGCRIERRTFLELDYADPIVRALMARRAFDDIDEHVGSQLASAPTSSRVVIVPDKADIELRPHDVGIGISQVVPVIVTALDGSERLLAIEQPELHIHPRLQAEIADLFIEAIHNNKHRFIIETHSEHLILRLLRRIRETEVNKAPADRTLRTDDLAIYYLKQEDGSSRALEIQVDVKGEFIQPWPDDFFEIDFFERFPDAR from the coding sequence ATGATTACCGGCATCACAATTGAGAACTTCAAGGGCATTCGCGACCGCGTGAAGCTCGACTTTCGCCCCATCACCCTCCTGTTCGGTGCTAACAGTGCTGGTAAGAGCACGATCCTGCACGCGTTGCACTACGCCCGCGAAGTCTTCGAGCGGCACAACCTCGACGCAGATCAGACAATTGCCGGTGGCGACTACGTCGATCTGGGTGGGTTCCGAAACTTTGTCAACGGGCACAACGACAGTGCCACTATTACCTTGGGTTTTGAAGTAGAACTGAGCGACTACAGCAACGCTTGGTTCGAGCCCTTGCAGGCTGTGAGCGAGGCTTTGCAGTTTGATCGATTCTCGGATGGTTTTCTGGACAACTTCGCATACTTCGATTCTGTCGAGGTCATGGTTGACATCTCGTGGAGCCAACTTCGATCAGGGGCCTACGTGTCGTCAGTAGCAATTATAAATGACGGTGAAGAAGTCGGAAGGATCAAGACCGATAGTGACGGACGACGAGTAACCCTGTCGTTCAACTCAGAACATCCAAGCTTTGGTTCGTTGGAAGGATGGGCAAGTAACGACAGTGATTTTGAGGACGTGAAGGAAGTCCACGAAGACGCGGGACAAAGTTGCGTGAGCAAATGCGTGGAGTTTTTGGACGTGTTGTTCGAGAACGACGCGAATGGCAACTACTTCTTGTCCGATCTTGATGATGCATTACCGATTCAGGACAGATCACTTACATTTGTCCGTCGCGATGCTTCCGAGAAGGATCTTGAGGAGTTGTTTACGGATGCCCTGTTCGCTCGCCGCGTGGCGGAGGACTTGGTGGATGGGCTGAGTCGAGTGTTTCTCTTTCCCTTGCAGGAAATACGTGAGTCAATCACCCGATTTCACTATCTTGGCCCGCTCAGAAAAACGCCACCGAGAAACTATCACCCGCCTCGCTACCCCGACCCCTCCCGCTGGGCTTCTGGATTAGGTGCATGGGATGCACTTCAGAACGGTACTGACCAGTTCGTGGATGCAGTTGCAAGCTGGCTTGGTGATCCTGACAACCTAAATGCCGGGTGCCGCATCGAACGCAGGACGTTCCTTGAACTCGACTATGCCGACCCGATAGTGAGAGCTTTGATGGCTCGTCGAGCCTTTGACGACATCGACGAGCATGTCGGATCGCAATTGGCCAGTGCTCCCACGTCATCACGTGTGGTCATCGTTCCAGACAAAGCAGACATCGAACTTCGACCACACGATGTCGGCATCGGCATCTCGCAGGTCGTGCCGGTGATTGTCACGGCGTTGGACGGTAGCGAGCGGCTGCTCGCGATTGAACAGCCAGAACTTCACATCCATCCTCGACTTCAAGCTGAGATCGCGGACTTGTTCATCGAAGCGATTCACAACAACAAGCACCGCTTCATTATCGAAACGCACAGCGAGCATCTGATCCTTCGGCTTCTTCGTCGAATTCGAGAGACGGAAGTCAACAAAGCTCCCGCCGACCGCACACTTCGAACTGACGACTTGGCGATCTACTACCTGAAACAGGAAGACGGCTCTTCGCGTGCTCTGGAAATCCAAGTCGATGTCAAAGGTGAGTTCATCCAACCGTGGCCGGACGACTTCTTCGAGATTGATTTCTTCGAGAGGTTCCCCGATGCTCGCTGA